From Bradyrhizobium symbiodeficiens, the proteins below share one genomic window:
- the guaD gene encoding guanine deaminase: MTTVGIRGTFFDFIDDPWKHVGNEQVAARFHQDGLMVVIDGVIKAFGPYDKVSAAHPDVEITHIKDRIIVPGFIDGHIHLPQTRVLGAYGEQLLPWLQKWIYPEELKYRDRNYAREGVKRFLDALLASGTTTCQAFTSSSPVSPEELFEEAARRNMRVIAGLTGIDRNAPSDFIDTPENFYRDSKRLIAEYHNKGRNLYAITPRFAFGASPELLKACQRLKHEHPDCWVNTHISENPAECSGVLVEHPDCQDYLGVYEKFDLVGPKFSGGHGVYLSNNEFRRMSKKGAAVVFCPCSNLFLGSGLFRLGRATDPEHRVKMSFGTDMGGGNRFSMISVLDDAYKVGMCNNTLLDGSIDPVRKDLAEAERNKLSPYRGFWSITLGGAEGLYIDDKLGNFEPGKEADFVALDPNGGQIAQAWHQSLIADGAGPRTMDEAASMLFAVMMVGDDRCVDETWVMGKRLYKKS; this comes from the coding sequence ATGACCACCGTCGGTATTCGCGGCACGTTCTTCGACTTCATCGACGATCCCTGGAAGCATGTCGGCAACGAGCAGGTCGCCGCACGTTTCCACCAGGACGGCCTCATGGTCGTCATCGACGGCGTCATCAAGGCGTTCGGTCCTTATGACAAGGTTTCTGCTGCGCATCCGGACGTCGAGATCACCCATATCAAGGACCGCATCATCGTCCCCGGGTTCATCGACGGCCACATCCATTTGCCGCAGACCCGCGTGCTCGGGGCCTATGGCGAGCAGCTGCTGCCGTGGCTGCAGAAGTGGATCTATCCGGAAGAGCTCAAGTACCGGGATCGCAACTACGCGCGCGAGGGCGTCAAGCGTTTCCTCGACGCGCTGCTGGCGTCCGGCACCACCACCTGCCAGGCCTTCACCAGCTCCTCGCCGGTCTCCCCAGAAGAGCTGTTCGAGGAGGCGGCCCGCCGCAACATGCGCGTGATCGCGGGCCTCACCGGCATCGATCGCAACGCGCCGTCGGATTTCATCGACACGCCCGAGAATTTCTATCGCGACAGCAAGCGGCTGATCGCAGAGTATCACAACAAGGGTCGCAACCTCTACGCCATCACGCCGCGCTTCGCGTTCGGTGCTTCGCCAGAATTGCTCAAGGCGTGCCAGCGCCTCAAGCACGAGCATCCGGATTGCTGGGTCAACACCCACATCTCCGAGAACCCGGCCGAGTGCAGCGGCGTCCTCGTCGAGCATCCGGATTGCCAGGACTATCTCGGCGTCTACGAGAAGTTCGACCTGGTCGGTCCGAAATTCTCCGGCGGCCACGGCGTCTATCTCTCGAACAACGAATTCCGCCGGATGTCGAAGAAGGGCGCCGCGGTGGTGTTCTGCCCGTGCTCGAACCTGTTTCTCGGCAGCGGCCTGTTCCGCCTCGGCCGCGCCACCGACCCGGAGCACCGTGTGAAGATGTCGTTCGGCACCGACATGGGTGGCGGCAATCGCTTCTCGATGATCTCCGTGTTAGATGACGCCTACAAAGTCGGCATGTGCAACAACACGCTGCTCGACGGCAGCATCGATCCCGTGCGCAAGGACTTGGCCGAGGCCGAGCGCAACAAGCTCTCGCCCTATCGCGGCTTTTGGTCGATCACGCTCGGCGGTGCCGAGGGCCTCTACATCGACGACAAGCTCGGCAATTTCGAGCCGGGCAAGGAAGCCGATTTCGTCGCACTCGATCCGAACGGCGGCCAGATCGCGCAAGCGTGGCACCAGTCGCTGATCGCCGACGGCGCCGGCCCGCGCACGATGGACGAGGCCGCGAGCATGCTGTTCGCCGTCATGATGGTCGGCGACGATCGCTGCGTCGACGAGACCTGGGTGATGGGCAAGCGTCTCTATAAGAAAAGCTGA
- a CDS encoding antibiotic biosynthesis monooxygenase, giving the protein MSASLDTGGQPVALVIQRRITDDGFAAFARWNGEVGEVLKAWPGFLGQEVVPPQPPAHVDWVTILRFASPAAARAWLQSEVRTRLIAEVQRFFVGSEDVHILPDTGVQRDSAVSAVISFKVPDGLEDAFLKWQQRIQATEAKFKGFLRHKIERPILGLHDEWIVILSFDSDANLNAWLDSPMRQTLLEEGLRFNAGMNVKRASYGFNFWFPAGKTRAPEQGAGLVWKSNLIVLLVLYPVVYLWGTFVSAPLIDSHGVPVWLSLFAGNLVSTQLLGWWLVPAAFRALDWWVTPKAALSRQIAGYALLAALYAASMALYALLLAWHWGR; this is encoded by the coding sequence ATGAGCGCATCCCTTGATACAGGCGGCCAGCCGGTCGCCCTCGTCATCCAGCGCCGCATCACTGATGATGGCTTTGCGGCGTTCGCGCGGTGGAACGGCGAGGTGGGCGAGGTGCTCAAGGCCTGGCCCGGGTTCCTGGGGCAGGAGGTGGTGCCGCCTCAGCCGCCCGCGCATGTGGATTGGGTGACAATCCTGCGCTTCGCGAGCCCAGCCGCTGCGCGCGCCTGGCTTCAGAGCGAGGTGCGGACGCGGCTGATCGCCGAGGTGCAGCGCTTCTTCGTCGGTTCGGAGGATGTCCATATCCTGCCCGACACCGGCGTTCAGCGCGACAGCGCGGTGTCGGCCGTCATCTCTTTCAAGGTGCCTGACGGCCTCGAGGACGCGTTCCTCAAATGGCAGCAGCGCATCCAGGCCACCGAGGCCAAGTTCAAGGGCTTCTTGCGCCACAAGATCGAACGGCCGATTCTGGGCCTGCATGACGAATGGATCGTCATCCTGTCGTTCGACAGCGATGCCAATCTCAATGCCTGGCTCGACTCGCCGATGCGGCAGACGCTGCTGGAGGAGGGTCTGCGCTTCAATGCCGGCATGAATGTGAAGCGCGCGAGCTATGGCTTCAATTTCTGGTTTCCCGCCGGCAAGACGCGAGCGCCGGAGCAAGGCGCGGGCCTGGTCTGGAAGAGCAACCTCATCGTCCTCCTGGTGCTCTATCCCGTGGTCTATCTCTGGGGTACTTTCGTCAGCGCGCCGCTGATCGACAGTCACGGCGTGCCGGTCTGGCTGTCGCTGTTCGCAGGCAATCTCGTCAGCACCCAGCTGCTCGGCTGGTGGCTGGTGCCGGCCGCCTTCAGGGCGCTCGACTGGTGGGTCACGCCGAAGGCCGCGCTCAGTCGCCAGATCGCGGGCTACGCACTTCTTGCCGCGCTCTATGCCGCCTCGATGGCTCTGTACGCGCTGCTGCTCGCGTGGCATTGGGGGCGGTGA
- a CDS encoding MerR family transcriptional regulator, producing MKIGELSRRTGVSVRMLRYYEAEGLLAPQRTDSGYRDYGPVEEETVRRIKMLGAAGMTLETIQQLLPCVRNNDPEFTPCNNLRRILAQQVSLIDERIETLSQSRTILAGFLSSVN from the coding sequence GTGAAGATTGGTGAGCTCTCCCGCAGGACGGGAGTCAGTGTCCGGATGCTGCGTTACTACGAAGCCGAAGGACTGCTTGCGCCGCAGCGGACCGACTCCGGCTATCGCGATTATGGTCCGGTGGAAGAGGAGACCGTTCGGCGGATCAAAATGCTTGGCGCGGCCGGGATGACGCTGGAAACGATCCAGCAATTGCTGCCGTGCGTGCGGAACAACGATCCGGAATTCACGCCGTGCAACAATCTGCGCAGGATACTCGCGCAGCAGGTCAGCCTCATCGATGAACGCATCGAGACGCTCAGCCAAAGCCGGACGATTCTGGCGGGCTTCCTGTCAAGTGTGAACTGA
- a CDS encoding zinc-dependent alcohol dehydrogenase family protein has product MKAYHLNDDAGAGGLVLADVSRPEPAGGEVRIRVEAASLNYRDLMILDRVGQGGLNGRVPLSDGAGVVDAIGSGVTQWQPGDRVVASFFRDWVAGPFKSSYVPSALGGNTMDGMLAEYVVLPATALVSAPAHLSAVEAATLPCAGVTAWHGLVARGGMGKGDTLLVQGTGGVALFGLQFAAALGARAIVISSSNEKLARAKTLGGSILINYRDTLDWDAALMKATDGEGASHILELGGPGTYDRSLRSVASGGKIVQIGVLTGFGPKPDLARLQWENADIIGVTVGSREHFTAMNRFLTDKAIHPIVDRVYGFDEVPHAFAHLRTGSHFGKVVVKL; this is encoded by the coding sequence ATGAAAGCTTACCATTTGAACGACGATGCCGGTGCCGGTGGCCTTGTGCTGGCCGATGTCAGTCGACCTGAACCCGCCGGCGGCGAGGTCCGTATCCGGGTCGAAGCGGCAAGCCTGAATTATCGCGACCTGATGATCCTCGACCGCGTTGGCCAAGGCGGGCTGAATGGTCGCGTGCCGTTGTCGGACGGCGCGGGCGTCGTCGACGCCATCGGTTCGGGCGTCACGCAGTGGCAGCCCGGAGACCGCGTCGTCGCGTCGTTCTTTCGCGATTGGGTCGCGGGGCCATTCAAGTCCAGCTATGTTCCGTCTGCCCTGGGTGGCAACACCATGGACGGAATGCTGGCGGAGTATGTCGTGCTGCCGGCAACCGCGCTTGTCTCCGCGCCGGCGCACTTGTCCGCGGTCGAAGCAGCGACCTTGCCCTGTGCCGGCGTTACGGCCTGGCACGGCCTCGTCGCTCGCGGCGGGATGGGCAAAGGCGACACGCTGCTGGTCCAGGGAACAGGCGGCGTCGCGCTGTTCGGCCTTCAGTTCGCCGCGGCGCTGGGCGCGCGCGCGATCGTGATATCCTCCTCGAATGAGAAGCTCGCCCGCGCCAAAACGCTGGGCGGTTCTATCCTCATCAACTACCGCGACACGCTTGACTGGGATGCCGCGCTGATGAAGGCGACGGACGGCGAAGGCGCCAGTCATATCCTCGAGCTCGGCGGACCCGGCACCTATGACCGATCGCTGAGATCGGTCGCTTCGGGCGGCAAGATCGTCCAGATCGGTGTCTTGACAGGGTTTGGCCCGAAGCCGGACCTCGCGCGTCTTCAGTGGGAGAACGCCGACATCATCGGTGTCACCGTCGGATCGCGCGAGCATTTCACCGCCATGAATCGCTTCTTGACCGACAAGGCAATCCACCCGATCGTCGATCGGGTGTACGGTTTCGACGAGGTCCCCCATGCGTTCGCCCATCTCCGGACCGGCTCCCACTTCGGCAAGGTCGTCGTGAAGCTGTAA
- the rnz gene encoding ribonuclease Z, which translates to MFALTFLGTSASVPSAERNHPALLVEAAGQRMLVDCGEGTQRQLLRSGAGFRRLDRVLLTHAHLDHVLGIPGLFSTLGLRRSADAMTIHGGLGTLDIVIRMLAGLWGAGRAPIPVEFAALSEGQVIDAGDFTIACFPVRHRDTDSFGFVFQSPARRHLLSERLSALGVPDGPIRGELAAGRAIVIGDRTIDPEDVLGPPSGGKRLVVIGDTETTEGLAQHVADADLLVIEATFLDRDASTARDYGHLTAAEAASFAAASNVKQLVLTHMSGRYEDEEVLAEAARIFPNSRIAADFDHIAI; encoded by the coding sequence ATGTTCGCCCTGACATTTCTCGGGACCTCCGCAAGTGTTCCGTCCGCCGAACGCAACCATCCGGCCCTCCTCGTGGAGGCCGCGGGCCAGCGCATGCTGGTCGATTGCGGCGAGGGCACGCAGCGCCAGTTGCTACGCAGTGGCGCCGGCTTTCGGCGGCTCGACCGCGTGCTGCTGACGCACGCGCATCTCGATCATGTGCTGGGCATCCCCGGTCTGTTTTCAACATTGGGATTGCGGCGGAGTGCCGACGCGATGACCATTCATGGCGGGCTTGGCACACTCGACATCGTCATCCGGATGCTCGCGGGCCTGTGGGGTGCGGGCAGGGCGCCGATCCCTGTCGAGTTCGCAGCCTTGAGCGAAGGACAGGTCATCGATGCCGGTGACTTCACCATCGCCTGCTTTCCGGTTCGCCACCGCGACACCGACAGTTTTGGTTTCGTCTTCCAAAGTCCCGCGCGCCGTCATCTCTTGTCGGAACGCCTTTCGGCCCTGGGCGTGCCGGATGGCCCTATCCGTGGAGAGTTGGCTGCGGGACGAGCCATCGTGATCGGTGATCGCACGATCGATCCGGAAGACGTCCTGGGTCCGCCGAGCGGCGGCAAGAGGCTCGTCGTGATCGGCGACACCGAAACCACCGAGGGGCTGGCGCAACACGTCGCTGATGCCGATCTGCTCGTGATCGAGGCAACGTTCCTCGATCGTGACGCGTCGACCGCGCGGGACTACGGGCATCTCACCGCGGCAGAAGCGGCGTCGTTTGCGGCAGCGAGCAATGTGAAGCAGCTCGTGCTGACCCATATGTCGGGACGCTATGAGGACGAAGAGGTCCTCGCCGAGGCGGCAAGGATCTTTCCGAACAGCCGGATCGCCGCCGACTTCGATCACATCGCGATCTAG
- a CDS encoding DUF3750 domain-containing protein, with amino-acid sequence MLIFFLLLIVPFGLSAARYYWLGDGRGNWQTADRSSAGLLPPASSHPDALIRVYAARTVRWRSIFAVHTWIVVKEKDATSYSRYDYTAWGEPIRSNGFAPDGRWFGALPETVVAVDGPQAEFLIPRIRTVIETYKFRAYGDYSAWPGPNSNTFVQAALDAVPELRAVLPPTAIGKDYPYSGEWIGLTASRTGFYASLSGYLGLTLGWVEGLELNFFGAVLGLDIRRPAVKLPGIGRLGVGAGL; translated from the coding sequence GTGCTCATTTTCTTCCTGCTCCTGATCGTGCCGTTCGGCCTATCGGCCGCGCGGTACTATTGGCTTGGAGATGGCCGCGGCAATTGGCAGACGGCCGACCGTTCCAGCGCGGGCCTGCTGCCGCCCGCTTCTTCCCATCCCGATGCCCTGATCCGGGTTTATGCGGCCCGAACGGTCCGGTGGCGAAGCATCTTCGCCGTCCACACGTGGATCGTCGTCAAGGAAAAGGATGCGACCAGCTATAGCCGATACGACTACACGGCGTGGGGCGAACCGATCCGGAGCAACGGCTTCGCCCCCGATGGAAGGTGGTTCGGCGCCCTGCCGGAAACCGTCGTCGCCGTAGATGGGCCACAGGCCGAGTTCCTCATTCCCAGGATCCGGACTGTGATCGAGACCTACAAGTTTCGAGCCTACGGCGACTACAGCGCCTGGCCGGGACCGAATTCGAACACCTTCGTTCAAGCCGCTCTTGATGCCGTGCCGGAGCTTCGCGCGGTTCTGCCGCCGACCGCGATCGGCAAGGATTATCCCTATTCCGGGGAATGGATTGGGCTGACCGCCTCGCGCACCGGCTTCTATGCCTCGCTCTCCGGCTATCTCGGCCTGACCCTGGGCTGGGTCGAAGGCCTCGAGCTCAACTTCTTCGGCGCCGTGCTCGGCCTCGACATCCGGCGGCCTGCCGTCAAGCTGCCGGGCATCGGCCGCCTCGGTGTTGGCGCCGGTCTATAG
- a CDS encoding DUF1428 domain-containing protein, which produces MPYVDGFVLAVPKDKVEAYKTLATSACAIWMEHGALDYVECIADDVPYGELTSFPRAVMAKEDEVVVFSWIVYRDRETRDAVNKKVMADPRLKMEGMPFDGKRMIYGGFTTLLRASDVVS; this is translated from the coding sequence ATGCCCTATGTCGATGGTTTCGTTCTGGCCGTGCCGAAGGACAAGGTCGAGGCCTACAAGACGCTGGCGACGAGCGCCTGCGCGATCTGGATGGAGCACGGCGCGCTCGATTACGTCGAGTGCATCGCCGACGACGTTCCCTACGGCGAACTGACCTCGTTTCCGCGCGCAGTGATGGCGAAGGAGGACGAGGTCGTGGTGTTCTCCTGGATCGTCTACCGCGACCGGGAGACCCGCGACGCCGTGAACAAGAAGGTGATGGCGGATCCGCGGCTGAAGATGGAGGGCATGCCGTTCGACGGCAAGCGCATGATCTATGGTGGCTTCACGACGCTGTTGCGGGCGAGCGACGTTGTCAGCTGA
- a CDS encoding TetR/AcrR family transcriptional regulator, which yields MRPRSDQPVFRDFDLPGVAPSRQKRSRETTLALLRAGAEMLRTRSLAELSIESLCTEVGATVGAFYSRFESKETYFNALMALATRDGEQRLAGIRPPSPDPDLERLCHIIVSGIIGWMRNHEGVLRAALQHDDTRPDKWTPFKALAQATTARATPLLLPAMGKGRKAAKTRAIAFGFQIVLGTLVNAILNDPGPLSLSSKEMETRLAGCLALLLQAEVDRAPPR from the coding sequence ATGCGCCCACGGTCAGACCAGCCGGTGTTTCGCGATTTCGACCTGCCGGGCGTCGCCCCGTCGCGGCAGAAGCGCAGCCGAGAAACCACGCTGGCGCTGCTGCGCGCCGGCGCCGAGATGCTGAGGACACGCAGCCTTGCGGAGCTCTCGATCGAGTCGCTCTGCACCGAAGTCGGCGCCACCGTCGGCGCCTTCTACAGCCGTTTCGAGAGCAAGGAGACCTATTTCAACGCGCTGATGGCGCTGGCCACGCGCGACGGCGAACAGCGCCTTGCGGGGATCAGGCCGCCGTCACCCGATCCGGACCTCGAGAGGCTCTGCCATATCATCGTCAGCGGCATCATCGGCTGGATGCGCAACCACGAGGGCGTGCTGCGCGCCGCGCTTCAGCACGACGACACCCGTCCGGACAAATGGACGCCGTTCAAGGCGCTCGCGCAGGCCACCACCGCGCGTGCCACCCCGCTCCTGCTGCCGGCCATGGGCAAGGGCCGCAAGGCGGCAAAGACCCGCGCCATCGCCTTCGGCTTCCAGATCGTGCTGGGCACGCTGGTGAACGCGATCCTCAACGATCCCGGCCCATTGTCGCTGTCGTCCAAAGAAATGGAGACGCGGCTCGCCGGTTGCCTGGCGTTGCTGCTGCAGGCCGAGGTCGACCGCGCGCCTCCGAGATAG
- a CDS encoding arylsulfatase, whose amino-acid sequence MSAGSGTPFGGTVGKTVAESKPWWPDAPRPPAGAPNILVVLFDDVGFSDFGCYGSAIRTPTIDRLAAEGLRYSGFHTTAMCSTTRAALLTGRNHHSVGVGCLANFDSGYPGYRGKIAREAGTLAEMLRVHGYRNYMVGKWHVTPLTESGATGPFDGWPLGRGFDRFYGFLDAETDQYAPELVSDNTHIDPPGGHADGYHLTEDLIDQSIRFIGDHVADRPDVPWLTWVALGACHAPHQAPAEIIGSYDAAFAHGWDVEREQRLACQKAMGLVPGDTRMPARNDGVKAWEEHSADERRVFTRLQAAFAGMLDHSDRHLARLVAFLDTAGIRDNTVIIVMSDNGASQEGGPLGFVNAMGPFNFKPEPIAEKLARIDDIGGPDTHSNFPHGWAMASNTPLRRYKQNTHGGGIRDPFVINWPNRIAAKGELRHQFVHACDLTPTLLELIGIEAPIDIAGCRQMPLEGESFARSITDASAPSKSSPQYFEMFGHRGLWHGGWKAVAFHPSGTPFENDKWELFHLDADFSETDDLATKEPERLATMIATWWEEAEKHKVLPLDDRFGPRFAENAARFHGARHHFVFHAGMGHVPTDVAPDVRSRSYTIEAHVEIGEAGADGVLISHGDATSGYSLYLSDGHLVHDLNIGGSHQIVRSDRSVPSGARRLGVHVERLVRKEAPAKGSRTGVTEYTLLIDGEPAGSLHTQLGFHTLISWSGLDIGRDRGSPVSHYEAPFEFAGRLLRVTVTMHNDQKLDGEAVGNAQMARQ is encoded by the coding sequence ATGAGTGCAGGCAGCGGCACGCCGTTCGGCGGCACCGTCGGCAAGACGGTTGCGGAGTCAAAACCCTGGTGGCCGGATGCGCCAAGGCCGCCCGCGGGGGCGCCGAACATCCTCGTGGTGCTGTTCGACGACGTCGGCTTCTCCGATTTCGGCTGCTACGGCTCGGCGATCAGGACGCCGACCATCGACAGGCTCGCCGCAGAGGGCCTGCGCTACAGCGGCTTCCACACCACCGCGATGTGCTCGACGACGCGCGCCGCGCTGCTCACCGGGCGCAACCATCATTCCGTCGGGGTCGGGTGCCTCGCCAATTTCGATTCCGGCTATCCCGGTTATCGCGGCAAGATCGCGCGCGAGGCGGGCACGCTGGCCGAGATGCTTCGCGTGCATGGCTATCGCAACTACATGGTCGGCAAATGGCACGTCACGCCGCTGACCGAGAGCGGCGCCACCGGCCCGTTCGACGGCTGGCCGCTCGGCCGCGGCTTCGATCGCTTCTACGGCTTCCTCGACGCCGAGACCGACCAGTACGCACCGGAGCTCGTCTCCGACAACACGCATATCGATCCGCCGGGCGGCCATGCCGACGGCTATCATCTGACAGAGGATCTGATCGACCAATCGATCCGCTTCATCGGCGATCACGTCGCCGATCGTCCTGACGTGCCCTGGCTGACCTGGGTCGCGCTCGGGGCCTGCCACGCGCCGCATCAGGCGCCGGCCGAGATCATCGGGAGCTATGACGCTGCCTTCGCCCATGGCTGGGACGTCGAGCGGGAGCAGCGTCTCGCCTGCCAAAAGGCGATGGGCCTGGTGCCCGGGGATACGCGGATGCCCGCACGCAATGACGGCGTGAAGGCCTGGGAGGAGCATTCGGCCGACGAGCGCCGCGTTTTCACCCGCCTGCAGGCGGCCTTTGCCGGCATGCTCGACCATTCCGACCGCCATCTTGCGCGTCTCGTCGCATTTCTCGACACGGCCGGCATCCGCGATAACACCGTGATCATCGTGATGTCCGACAATGGCGCGAGCCAGGAAGGCGGGCCGCTCGGCTTCGTCAACGCGATGGGACCGTTCAACTTCAAGCCGGAGCCGATCGCCGAGAAGCTCGCACGTATCGACGACATCGGCGGGCCCGACACCCACAGCAATTTTCCGCATGGCTGGGCGATGGCGTCCAACACGCCGCTGCGCCGCTACAAGCAGAACACCCATGGCGGCGGTATCCGCGATCCCTTCGTCATCAACTGGCCGAACAGGATCGCGGCCAAGGGCGAGCTGCGGCACCAGTTCGTGCACGCCTGCGACCTCACGCCGACGCTGTTGGAGCTGATCGGCATCGAGGCGCCCATCGATATCGCAGGCTGCCGGCAGATGCCGCTGGAAGGCGAGAGCTTTGCACGTTCGATTACTGATGCCTCGGCACCGTCGAAGAGCTCGCCGCAATATTTCGAGATGTTCGGTCATCGCGGTCTCTGGCACGGGGGGTGGAAGGCGGTCGCCTTTCATCCGTCGGGGACGCCGTTCGAGAACGACAAATGGGAGCTGTTCCATCTGGACGCGGATTTCTCCGAGACCGACGATCTCGCGACGAAGGAGCCGGAGCGTCTCGCAACGATGATCGCGACATGGTGGGAAGAGGCCGAGAAGCACAAGGTGCTGCCCCTCGACGACCGCTTCGGGCCGCGCTTTGCCGAGAATGCCGCACGTTTCCACGGCGCGCGCCACCATTTCGTCTTCCACGCAGGCATGGGGCACGTGCCGACCGACGTCGCGCCGGACGTGCGCAGCCGCAGCTACACGATCGAGGCGCATGTCGAGATCGGCGAGGCCGGCGCCGACGGCGTGCTGATCTCGCACGGCGATGCGACGTCGGGCTACAGCCTCTATCTCAGCGACGGCCATCTCGTGCACGATCTCAACATCGGCGGCAGCCACCAGATCGTGCGTTCCGATCGCTCGGTGCCGTCAGGCGCGCGCCGGCTCGGCGTGCACGTCGAACGCCTCGTGCGCAAGGAGGCGCCCGCCAAGGGCTCGCGCACCGGCGTCACCGAATATACGCTGCTGATCGACGGCGAGCCCGCGGGTTCGCTCCACACCCAGCTCGGCTTTCACACGCTGATCTCGTGGTCCGGACTCGACATCGGCCGCGACCGCGGCAGCCCCGTGTCACATTACGAGGCGCCGTTCGAATTCGCCGGACGGCTGCTGCGCGTCACTGTCACCATGCACAATGACCAGAAGCTCGACGGCGAAGCCGTCGGCAACGCGCAGATGGCGCGGCAGTAG